One segment of Penaeus vannamei isolate JL-2024 chromosome 3, ASM4276789v1, whole genome shotgun sequence DNA contains the following:
- the LOC113807350 gene encoding oplophorus-luciferin 2-monooxygenase non-catalytic subunit → MKSLLLAVLLGLFAARPASSVVRIRPEAPVPLEWPCPAAPDISPCLCEVDANLNLNLDCSGVINDAELQRVFSALFPFDDFQSFTIVQNRADNNDIRNLDSGVFADITFEYVNITGTKIQTISENVFLKSHDRLKHLVLSGNSISDFPFETLPSFMKLDTLFMDDNMISLLPDLESQSLKFFSINDNANLKFETIVFASVPNLQLISMTNIGLQTLSPGMFTEQVNLTTLRLDNNLLTELEENAIIPLNPRFQELSLASNRISEVTHDAIHGLVDNSHVSFVGNNIQTLPVDIWKGIFSQVEPNGIIDLSGNPLECGCDLKWLVVDYASQYLGLLSRETACNSGEFVVDLNPSYFDKFC, encoded by the exons ATGAAGTCTCTTCTCTTGGCCGTGTTGCTGGGGCTGTTCGCGGCTCGCCCTGCTTCGTCCGTGGTTCGAATCCGTCCCGAGGCGCCGGTTCCCCTCGAGTGGCCATGTCCGGCAGCCCCGGACATTTCACCTTGTCTCTGTGAGGTGGATGCAAATCTGAACCTGAATTTAGACTGTTCAGGTGTGATAAATGATGCCGAACTACAGCGAGTATTTTCGGCTCTGTTTCCATTCGATGATTTTCAGAGTTTCACTATCGTTCAAAACAGAGCGGATAATAACGACATCAGAAACCTCGATTCAGGTGTCTTTGCGGACATTACTTTCGAGTACGTGAACATCACTGGCACCAAAATCCAAACTATTAGCGAAAATGTTTTCCTAAAATCCCACGACAGGCTTAAACATCTCGTGTTGTCTGGTAATTCAATTAGCGATTTTCCATTTGAAACTCTACCATCTTTCATGAAGCTTGACACACTTTTCATGGACGACAATATGATAAGTCTACTCCCAGATCTAGAATCGCAGTCCTTGAAATTTTTcagtataaatgataatgcaaatCTGAAATTCGAAACAATTGTGTTCGCAAGCGTTCCGAATCTGCAGTTGATTTCCATGACGAACATCGGCCTCCAGACTCTTTCACCGGGGATGTTCACAGAGCAAGTGAATCTCACAACCCTCAGGCTGGATAACAATTTATTAACGGAACTGGAAGAAAACGCTATTATACCCTTAAACCCGCGATTCCAAGAACTCTCGCTTGCTTCTAACCGTATCAGTGAGGTCACGCACGATGCCATACACG GGTTGGTCGATAACTCCCACGTGTCCTTCGTTGGAAATAATATCCAAACACTCCCAGTTGATATCTGGAAAGGCATCTTCAGCCAAGTGGAGCCAAACGGAATCATTGACTTGAGCG GCAATCCTCTGGAATGCGGCTGTGACCTCAAGTGGCTTGTTGTTGACTACGCAAGCCAGTACCTGGGTTTGTTGTCGCGCGAAACAGCTTGCAACAGCGGAGAATTCGTTGTTGACTTGAATCCCAGCTACTTCGACAAATTTTGCTGA